A window of Brettanomyces nanus chromosome 2, complete sequence contains these coding sequences:
- a CDS encoding uncharacterized protein (BUSCO:EOG09343UKD): MGQKTSKLRKDDISGLKQETKFTTREIQQWYKGFTRDAPSGRLTREDFIKIHEQFYPFGDPTEFATISFDAFDVNQLGYIDFKDFITSLSIASRGSMSEKLKWAFRMYDRDRDGYIGYEDLSTVVKSIYKMIGTQCVRFRNEEITAESRVDRIWQAFSKRLEEKETQNISLAEFTDYKRLDPEVLSSLSVYNDLV, encoded by the coding sequence ATGGGTCAAAAGACAAGCAAACTAAGAAAAGATGACATTTCAGGTCTCAAACAAGAGACAAAATTTACTACCCGAGAGATTCAACAGTGGTATAAAGGTTTCACCAGAGATGCACCTAGTGGACGACTAACCCGAGAAGATTTCATTAAGATTCATGAGCAGTTCTATCCATTTGGAGATCCAACAGAGTTTGCCACGATTTCGTTTGATGCTTTTGATGTTAATCAACTAGGATATATAGATTTTAAAGATTTCATTACATCATTAAGTATAGCCAGTCGTGGAAGCATGTCAGAAAAGCTGAAATGGGCCTTCAGAATGTATGACAGAGACAGAGACGGATATATAGGCTACGAGGATCTTTCCACAGTGGTGAAATCGATTTATAAGATGATTGGAACACAGTGTGTTCGGTTTAGAAACGAAGAAATCACGGCTGAGTCGAGAGTTGATAGGATATGGCAAGCGTTCAGTAAGCgattggaagagaaagagactCAGAACATCAGTTTAGCGGAGTTTACTGACTATAAGAGATTGGATCCAGAGGTTCTAAGCTCGTTGAGCGTGTATAATGATTTGGTTTAG
- a CDS encoding uncharacterized protein (BUSCO:EOG09342L01) → MNQGWLIVALTSLTTICGCLVIYTDVVYKTLFPARYKKKPFHIANNTPFLVCSLSLSAGCLTFVSLNKLLPTGIKYLKEVPSLRRDPRLLKGSAFACYVAGIACCSLLNVLVHLFTSESIVHCVHEIDSPEGHHHQYIHESPHDEHDDHHVHEDDECFHSDDIETCSGNHIDINKLQVQRKAETPRTTEGSTSSSTNPDLTILAGPEAEPELVENCNETTPLTTVYKPVAMGRGISVVDLSLKALKGEKMEGDCYGDMACCCEEIACKHHLHQHPNGKGLHFCIFPSTENQIFFEQDNGEMMRDNAELVKKFPELEIRSPLIKDTVNYQTTTNSSMRRASTNEHHEHHHHHIKTPLARLLSIGVQTTLAITMHKFPEGFIMYSTSQADSRLGWTIFLSMFIHNFVEGFTMTLPIYLALDSRWKALLISGSLGGMAQPIGALIGYFLFRHNGVDVDDPFSMMLIGCLMALTSGFLTYIGLQMLTSAVSFGGRQETVLKWTISGVCLIFFTNVLM, encoded by the coding sequence ATGAATCAAGGCTGGCTTATCGTCGCGTTGACATCGCTTACAACCATATGTGGTTGTTTGGTGATATATACTGATGTAGTATACAAAACCCTTTTCCCAGCTAGatacaagaagaagccattCCATATCGCAAATAATACTCCATTTCTTGTCTGTTCtttgtctctttctgcCGGTTGTTTAACCTTTGTTTCCCTTAACAAACTTTTACCCACTGGCATTAAGTACTTGAAGGAAGTTCCTTCATTGAGAAGGGATCCTAGATTGCTAAAGGGCTCGGCGTTTGCATGTTACGTCGCTGGTATTGCCTGCTGCTCTTTACTTAACGTCTTGGTTCATCTGTTCACCAGTGAGAGTATCGTTCATTGTGTTCACGAGATTGATAGTCCCGAGGgtcaccatcatcaatacATTCATGAGTCACCTCATGATGAGCATGATGATCACCATGTTCACGAGGATGATGAATGCTTTCATAGCGATGATATAGAAACCTGCTCAGGAAATCATATCGACATTAATAAGCTTCAGGTTCAACGGAAAGCAGAAACCCCACGGACTACAGAAGGTTCCACGTCATCTTCCACCAATCCTGACTTGACTATACTAGCCGGACCGGAGGCTGAACCGGAACTTGTTGAAAATTGCAACGAGACCACTCCTCTAACGACAGTCTATAAGCCTGTTGCAATGGGTAGAGGAATCAGTGTGGTTGATTTGTCCTTGAAAGCACTCAAGGGTGAGAAAATGGAGGGAGATTGCTACGGAGATATGGCCTGCTGTTGCGAGGAAATCGCCTGTAAgcaccatcttcatcagcatcCTAACGGAAAGGGTCTTCATTTTTGCATCTTCCCGTCGACGGAGAACCAGATCTTTTTTGAGCAAGATAATGGAGAAATGATGAGGGACAACGCtgaattggtgaagaaattccCCGAGTTGGAGATAAGATCTCCTCTAATCAAGGACACTGTCAACTATCAGACTACTACCAATTCTTCCATGCGTAGAGCCAGTACCAACGAGCATCATGAgcatcatcaccaccatATTAAAACTCCTTTAGCTAGATTACTCTCTATTGGAGTCCAAACTACTTTAGCCATCACGATGCATAAATTCCCCGAGGGTTTCATTATGTACTCAACTTCGCAGGCAGATTCGAGGTTGGGATGGaccatcttcttatcgATGTTTATACATAACTTCGTGGAAGGCTTTACTATGACTTTACCGATTTATCTTGCTCTTGACTCTCGCTGGAAGGCTTTGCTTATCAGTGGTAGTCTAGGTGGAATGGCACAACCTATAGGTGCATTAATTGGCTACTTTTTGTTCCGTCATAACGGTGTGGATGTCGATGATCCATTCAGTATGATGCTAATTGGTTGTTTGATGGCTTTGACATCTGGATTTTTAACTTATATCGGATTGCAGATGTTGACCAGTGCAGTCTCTTTTGGAGGACGCCAAGAGACTGTTCTCAAGTGGACTATTTCCGGTGTCTGCTTGATTTTCTTTACTAATGTATTGATGTGA
- a CDS encoding uncharacterized protein (BUSCO:EOG09343KBK), protein MSLILRRFASRAASGAKYMAAKPVNGPTHDALSKAQKAYLDRVIRVDQAGELGADLIYAGQYVIFGHSKELRPVIRHMWDQEIHHHATFDALQKGLRVRPSLLTPAWKVGAFGLGLVGGILGKEIAMASTEAIETVIGGHYNTQLRVLANNFNDRKDLKTGENTDSAEIANIKKKIATFRDQESEHLSTAIKYDAQKARPHWLIYETVKLLTKTAVWTAERV, encoded by the coding sequence ATGTCACTCATCCTTAGACGATTTGCCTCCAGAGCAGCTAGTGGTGCCAAATATATGGCTGCAAAGCCGGTCAATGGCCCTACTCATGATGCTTTGAGCAAAGCACAGAAAGCATATCTAGATCGAGTGATTAGGGTCGATCAGGCAGGTGAATTGGGTGCGGATTTAATATATGCTGGCCAGTACGTTATATTTGGCCATAGTAAAGAACTAAGGCCAGTCATAAGACATATGTGGGACCAGGAAATCCACCATCACGCCACTTTTGATGCTCTACAAAAGGGACTTAGAGTACGTCCATCTTTGTTAACGCCTGCCTGGAAAGTTGGTGCCTTTGGCTTGGGTCTTGTTGGCGGAATTTTAGGTAAAGAAATTGCCATGGCAAGCACAGAAGCTATCGAGACTGTCATTGGAGGTCACTATAACACGCAATTGAGGGTTCTTGCAAATAACTTTAACGATAGAAAGGACTTAAAGACTGGTGAGAATACCGATTCTGCGGAAATCGCAAacatcaagaagaaaatcgCCACTTTTAGAGACCAGGAATCGGAACATTTAAGTACTGccatcaaatatgatgCTCAGAAAGCCAGACCTCATTGGCTAATCTATGAAACTGTCAAATTGCTTACCAAAACAGCTGTGTGGACTGCGGAAAGAGTTTAA